In one Triplophysa rosa linkage group LG13, Trosa_1v2, whole genome shotgun sequence genomic region, the following are encoded:
- the zbtb3 gene encoding zinc finger and BTB domain-containing protein 3: MEFPGHSQQLLTTLHSQRLQGFLCDSTVQVGSTRFVAHRAVLASFSPFFHMFYSDQSIGNTSTVNGGPQRDTVSINGDIVTPQAFGLLLDFMYEGVLRLEAHPPPEDVLAAASFLHMNDVVRVCKKRLQGRGLAEADSTRVEVGSNELAKTGGGLDGSDDVPAAETGRRLGRDGALTVGNPPFSSSVTHCPQYSQQMSFYADTKTETQAGVASLLTHSGVESSEMADSTQLGMDSQPPISNSCSSLPAYSSSSRTDTTRIHARSASLESALSSLCSSTEIIQTSTETQPVVIAATTLSIVDNTTTAQDHALSNMFSQEKSNRAQNKGPCTGNPGPSQHIQSRTERKQGDTNKSSDKGKKLLSQTSKDPLAVDRLETGKKNEDNVKVKVEAIVISDEESDETDDTMVTDNSQNRNTGSDHGDDYDDNSHDVEELTAMQLMPAHTLIHLPHQEPLSLPPSPQGPNSSATDNSGFPSSLFPANSQSEQHVMFLEEFQDSLGNYVEDVPTCNTCGKTFSCAYTLRRHAIVHTRERPYECSYCYRSYTQSGDLYRHIRKAHDQGLPVKRTRVESDPPLSPPPPHAPQT, from the coding sequence ATGGAGTTTCCAGGACACAGTCAGCAGCTCTTAACCACCCTGCACTCCCAGCGTCTGCAAGGTTTCCTTTGTGACTCCACTGTGCAGGTCGGCTCAACTCGCTTCGTAGCTCATCGGGCTGTGTTGGCATCTTTTTCCCCTTTCTTCCACATGTTCTACTCGGATCAGTCGATAGGTAATACCAGCACAGTCAACGGAGGACCACAGAGAGACACAGTCTCTATAAATGGCGATATAGTGACACCTCAAGCCTTTGGGTTGCTTCTCGATTTTATGTACGAGGGAGTGCTGAGACTAGAAGCCCACCCCCCTCCAGAGGACGTGCTCGCTGCCGCCAGCTTCTTACATATGAATGATGTGGTTCGAGTTTGTAAGAAAAGACTGCAGGGTCGTGGACTGGCGGAAGCAGACAGCACAAGGGTTGAAGTTGGATCAAATGAGTTGGCTAAGACCGGAGGAGGGCTTGATGGTTCAGATGATGTGCCTGCTGCTGAAACAGGAAGGAGGTTAGGAAGAGATGGAGCGCTAACCGTTGGAAATCCTCCGTTTTCATCCTCTGTAACACACTGTCCTCAGTACAGCCAACAGATGTCATTTTATGCTGATACCAAGACGGAGACACAAGCAGGGGTGGCCAGTCTTCTCACACATAGTGGTGTGGAAAGTTCAGAGATGGCTGACAGTACCCAGCTAGGAATGGACTCCCAGCCACCCATAAGCAATTCTTGTTCAAGTTTGCCTGCATATAGTTCTTCATCTAGGACTGACACAACAAGAATACACGCAAGATCAGCTAGCCTTGAGTCTGCACTTTCAAGTCTGTGCAGTTCGACAGAAATTATTCAGACGAGTACAGAGACTCAACCTGTTGTAATCGCTGCAACGACGCTGAGCATTGTAGACAACACCACCACAGCCCAAGATCACGCTTTGTCTAACATGTTCAGTCAGGAAAAATCGAATCGAGCTCAGAATAAAGGACCGTGTACTGGAAATCCAGGGCCATCACAACACATTCAGAGCCGAACTGAAAGAAAGCAGGGGGACACTAATAAAAGTAGTGATAAAGGTAAAAAGCTTCTTTCCCAGACTTCAAAAGATCCATTAGCAGTTGATAGACTtgaaacaggcaagaaaaatgAGGATAATGTGAAGGTGAAAGTGGAGGCCATTGTGATTTCTGATGAAGAATCTGATGAAACGGACGATACTATGGTCACTGATAACAGTCAGAACAGAAATACAGGTTCAGATCACGGGGATGATTATGATGACAACAGCCACGATGTGGAGGAGCTCACAGCCATGCAACTCATGCCTGCGCACACTTTAATTCACCTTCCCCATCAAGAACCCCTCTCTTTACCTCCTTCACCACAAGGTCCTAATTCCTCTGCAACAGATAATTCCGGCTTCCCATCATCCCTTTTTCCAGCCAATTCACAGTCTGAGCAGCATGTCATGTTTCTTGAGGAATTTCAGGACTCTCTAGGGAACTACGTAGAGGATGTACCTACTTGTAACACGTGTGGAAAGACGTTTTCCTGTGCGTACACCCTGCGAAGACATGCCATTGTACATACTAGAGAGCGCCCTTATGAGTGCAGCTACTGTTATCGTAGTTACACACAGTCTGGAGATTTGTACAGACACATCAGAAAGGCACATGATCAGGGCCTGCCAGTAAAACGCACCAGAGTTGAGTCTGATCCTCCTCTGTCGCCGCCCCCTCCTCATGCTCCCCAGACATAG
- the rnaseh2c gene encoding ribonuclease H2 subunit C — MSANSCVTSFRLDSIKQADKPQVHLFPCEIEHDGPAEVSAFFTPTLKERKHEVSVSFRGRGMKGQELNCPQGYTGLVLKEVQKPASDQEDRIVKVSSVFHNFTYWNLETPPTSDDGVVMAMEWPMLAEAIHGPVDK; from the exons ATGTCTGCAAACAGCTGTGTTACATCTTTTCGGCTTGACTCCATCAAACAAGCCGACAAACCTCAGGTTCACCTGTTTCCTTGTGAAATAGAGCATGACGGACCTGCTGAAGTCTCCGCATTTTTCACTCCTACTTTGAAGGAACGCAAACACG aagtgtCCGTGTCATTCAGAGGTCGGGGGATGAAGGGACAAGAACTAAACTGCCCACAAGGATACACAGGACTGGTGCTGAAGGAGGTTCAGAAGCCCGCATCAGATCAAGAG gaCAGAATAGTCAAGGTGTCTTCAGTGTTCCATAATTTCACATACTGGAATTTGGAGACACCACCAACATCTGATGATGGAGTTGTGATGGCAATGGAATGGCCTATGCTAGCAGAGGCA ATACATGGACCAGTTGACAAGTGA
- the trmt12 gene encoding tRNA wybutosine-synthesizing protein 2 homolog: MVVIPCLKVPQRHAQLYKKYLQSQGVLELRYCTQKHSDGTVTFPVVASVLPRLDLVALKGYVAQEDSFCEIVDIQAPPLSKKGKVKSFNERLIETAKSLLVSKGETWSVDLERDIPSRWQCHGDMVLFGDSCFSNTIWREIGPEFWTMVAQILGVKRLAQIKKISQDGYRTPIVTVLLGDSSYVTHIDNHIRYEFDITKCMFSSGNITEKLRIASLDCNGETVVDLYAGIGYFTLPYLVHANASHVHACEWNPDAIKALHRNLQINGVSDRCTVHQGDNRQLPLSDLADRVSLGLIPSSEEGWPVACRLLKRRTGGILHIHQNVTTPLHHETPEHSSAIDVEQSPLKSQRDMEVWTAWARETGSRICTLLLVITGDKWTTDIRHIEHVKTYAPHISHVVLDLECRPL; this comes from the exons ATGGTTGTAATTCCGTGTTTGAAAGTGCCGCAGCGCCATGCACAACTGTACAA GAAATACCTGCAGTCACAAGGTGTTCTGGAGCTTAGATACTGTACTCAAAAACACTCAGACGGAACTGTAACCTTTCCAGTGGTGGCATCAGTTCTGCCACGCCTCGATCTGGTGGCACTAAAGGGATATGTAGCACAGGAGGACAGCTTTTGTGAAATTGTTGATATACAG GCTCCCCCACTATCAAAGAAGGGAAAGGTTAAGTCTTTCAATGAGAGGCTGATAGAGACTGCAAAGTCCTTGTTAGTTTCCAAAGGGGAGACATGGAGTGTTGATCTTGAGAGAGATATCCCTAGTCGATGGCAGTGCCATGGAGATATGGTCCTCTTTGGCGACAGTTGCTTCTCCAATACAATATGGAGAGAAATTG GTCCTGAATTCTGGACCATGGTTGCCCAGATCCTGGGAGTGAAACGTCTAGCACAAATTAAAAAGATTTCCCAGGATGGGTACCGCACACCCATAGTGACAGTGCTTTTAGGAGACAGCAGCTATGTAACACACATTGATAACCACATCAG GTATGAGTTTGATATCACCAAGTGCATGTTCTCTTCTGGGAATATTACAGAGAAGCTCAGAATAGCCTCTTTGGACTGCAATGGAGAGACTGTGGTTGACCTATATGCGG GGATTGGCTACTTCACTCTTCCATATCTGGTACATGCCAATGCTTCACATGTGCATGCTTGTGAATGGAATCCAGATGCAATAAAGGCTCTTCACAGAAACTTGCAGATCAATGGTGTGTCAGACCGCTGCACTGTCCATCAGGGAGACAACAGACAG CTTCCTCTAAGTGATCTTGCTGATCGTGTGAGTTTGGGCCTTATTCCGAGTTCGGAGGAAGGTTGGCCCGTGGCATGCCGTCTGCTAAAGAGACGCACTGGAGGAATACTGCATATCCACCAAAACGTCACAACACCCTTGCACCATGAAACACCTGAACATTCATCTGCTATAGATGTTGAGCAATCACCTCTGAAGAGCCAGAGAGATATGGAAGTGTGGACAGCCTGGGCTAGAGAGACTGGCAGCCGCATCTGTACACTTTTGTTAGTTATCACTGGGGACAAATGGACGACAGACATCAGGCATATAGAACATGTTAAAACATACGCACCTCATATCAGTCATGTGGTACTGGATTTGGAGTGTAGACCTCTCTAa
- the lsm11 gene encoding U7 snRNA-associated Sm-like protein LSm11, with amino-acid sequence MEEDVRKSESERCQSALPQTSDQQTTSETSGQNPAADEDDIQTKLDISSDKFDPLLALYSPQVPLPFPKIKCFNNIAEYESFMKGGRGRAKPENVEKRLRKAQKGKVDPERIERLKKLMVNNPVEEEGEGSGVKRASRQRKTVKNVLTRMPLHGGSPLGVLNRCVQEKIRVKVHIRTFKGLRGVCSGFVVAFDKFWNLAMVDVDETYRDPLLGEALYHEKALTITRLFEKLKVQETAALAAVEKKEAEISSGSDPHSSLPQYYKDANERRTDPKQTQKSSTVLEKDQLGKKTSKVTQPEIKRKVEYGRVHTRHVNQLFIRGENVLLVNIQED; translated from the exons ATGGAGGAAGATGTGAGAAAGTCAGAAAGTGAGCGTTGTCAGTCAGCTCTCCCACAGACGTCTGACCAGCAAACTACAAGCGAAACCAGCGGTCAAAACCCAGCAGCTGACGAAGATGATATCCAAACTAAACTGGACATCAGTTCGGATAAGTTTGACCCTCTTCTTGCACTGTATTCCCCACAAGTGCCACTGCCATTCCCCAAAATCAAGTGCTTTAACAACATAGCAGAATATGAGAGCTTCATGAAAGGCGGTCGAGGCAGAGCCAAGCCCGAAAATGTGGAGAAACGGCTCAGGAAAGCACAGAAAGGCAAAGTAGACCCGGAGAGGATAGAAAGACTGAAGAAACTTATGGTGAACAACCCGGTGGAGGAGGAGGGAGAAGGAAGCGGAGTGAAGCGAGCTTCGCGACAGCGAAAgactgtaaaaaatgtgctcACGAGAATGCCAC tGCATGGAGGCAGTCCATTAGGAGTACTCAACAGATGTGTCCAGGAGAAAATCAGAGTCAAAGTTCACATACGGACCTTTAAAGGGCTCAGAGGAGTGTGTTCTGGATTTGTGGTGGCATTTGATAAGTTCTGGAACCtg GCAATGGTAGATGTGGATGAAACATACAGGGACCCTCTGCTGGGAGAGGCACTTTACCATGAGAAAGCACTGACTATCACAAGG CTCTTTGAAAAGCTAAAAGTGCAAGAGACTGCGGCTCTGGCTGCGGTGGAGAAAAAGGAAGCAGAGATCTCGTCAGGCTCAGATCCCCACAGTAGTTTACCTCAATATTACAAAGATGCAAACGAAAGGCGTACTGACCCTAAACAAACCCAGAAAAGTTCCACAGTCTTGGAAAAAGATCAGTTAGGTAAAAAAACCTCAAAAGTGACGCAACCTGAAATAAAACGTAAGGTGGAGTACGGAAGAGTTCATACACGTCATGTCAATCAACTATTTATACGAGGAGAAAATGTTCTTCTCGTAAACATACAAGAAGACTGA
- the clint1a gene encoding clathrin interactor 1a, protein MLNMWKVRDLVDKATNVVMNYTEIESKVREATNDDPWGPSGQLMGEIARATFMYEQFPEVMNMLWTRMLKDNKKNWRRVYKSLLLLAYLVRNGSERVVTSAREHLYDLRSIESYHYVDENGKDQGINVRQKVKEMIELVQDDDRLREERKKAKKNRDKYIGVSSDSMSGYRYSEDKFDFKESRSKWDEDWDKSKGPFPFSETLGEISDKIGSTIDDTINMFRKKDRDDSPDRFSEGDEDRGRGARNGESRKTEFKDNEETVTTKSVQIVQATETTATRKRGGVPSKTIDLGAAARYIGDKPSTQANPSQTTSAVSQPSSGLVDLFSADPAPAKPASKDLSSDLIGGFADFSSPAAAASLPSSTAPASSGNGDFGNWNAFSSAQPTAPAAQPVNPSGIDLFSGLQAAPAPTPVSTAPSADLFDLMGSSQSTSFSTSQSMNFSMTNSQTMGLPMSKSQTIGDPLVPQQPVGQQPSPKASMPSTWSNSIVDISLDYLGPGMHPPKPSQPTLSMMQQGVQTPVNMMTQGFAGMNLGMQATPTTVRPPANTMMGGMNMGMQPGMAGGAMCMPAMGGMPLNQGMMGMNMNMGMSTAAMGMTGNMGTGMQVMGMSGAVGQPKQDAFADFANFGK, encoded by the exons ATGTTGAACATGTGGAAAGTGAGGGATCTGGTTGATAAAGC AACCAATGTTGTGATGAACTACACAGAAATTGAGTCTAAAGTTCGAGAAGCTACAAACGACGACCCATGGGGGCCTTCTGGACAGTTAATGGGGGAAATTGCCAG aGCCACGTTCATGTACGAGCAGTTTCCAGAGGTCATGAACATGCTGTGGACCAGAATGCTGAAAGACAACAAGAAGAATTGGAGAAGAGTTTACAAG TCTTTATTGCTGTTGGCATACCTGGTCAGAAACGGATCTGAACGGGTGGTCACCAGCGCAAGAGAGCATCTCTATGACCTGCGTTCTATCGAGAGCTATCATTATGTAG ACGAAAATGGGAAGGATCAGGGCATCAATGTGCGTCAGAAGGTGAAGGAGATGATAGAACTTGTCCAGGATGACGACAGATTGAGGGAGGAGAGGAAGAAGGCGAAGAAAAACAGGGACAAATACATCGGAGTGTCTTCTGACAGCATGTCGGGTTACAGATACT CGGAGGATAAGTTTGATTTCAAAGAATCTCGCTCTAAATGGGATGAAGACTGGGACAAGAGCAAGGGGCCGTTCCCTTTCAGTGAGACACTGGGAGAGATCAGCGATAAGATTGGAAGCACCATTGATGACACCATCAACATGTTCCGCAAAAAAGATAGGGACGATTCACCTGACAGATTCAG TGAGGGAGATGAGGACAGAGGTCGGGGAGCACGAAACGGGGAGTCGAGAAAAACAGAATTCAAAGATAATGAAGAGACCGTGACAACCAAAAGCGTTCAGATCGTCCAGGCCACAGAGACCACTGCCACTCGAAAAAGAGGAGGCGTCCCCTCCAAAACAATAGATCTGGGAGCAGCTGCACGTTACATTGGCGATAAACCCTCCACCCAGGCAAACCCCAGCCAG ACAACATCGGCAGTGAGCCAGCCAAGTTCTGGTCTGGTGGACTTGTTCTCTGCAGATCCTGCACCTGCTAAGCCAGCCTCCAAAG ATTTAAGCTCTGATCTGATTGGAGGGTTTGCCGATTTTTCGTCTCCTGCAGCTGCGGCTAGTCTTCCATCATCCACTG CCCCGGCATCTAGTGGAAACGGAGACTTTGGGAATTGGAACGCCTTTTCTTCTGCCCAGCCAACCGCGCCTGCAGCTCAGCCTGTTAACCCTTCAGGAATAGATCTTTTCTCAGGTCTCCAGGCCGCTCCTGCTCCTACTCCTGTCTCCACAGCACCCTCCGCTGACCTCTTTGACCTAATGGGCTCCTCTCAGAGCACTAGCTTCAGCACATCCCAAAGCATGAACTTCTCCATGACCAACTCTCAGACCATGGGTCTGCCAATGTCCAAATCTCAG ACTATAGGTGACCCACTGGTGCCCCAACAACCAGTAGGCCAGCAGCCCAGTCCCAAAGCCTCTATGCCATCAACTTGGTCCAATTCTATTGTAGACATAAGCCTAGACTACCTCGGCCCCGGCATGCACCCACCCAAACCTTCTCAGCCGACACTCAGCATGATGCAGCAAG GAGTTCAGACTCCAGTCAACATGATGACTCAGGGTTTCGCTGGAATGAACCTGGGCATGCAGGCCACCCCGACAACGGTCAGACCACCCGCCAACACCATGATGGGAGGTATGAACATGGGTATGCAGCCTGGTATGGCAGGTGGTGCTATGTGCATGCCAGCCATGGGAGGAATGCCACTCAATCAGGGCATGATGGGAATGAATATGAACATGGGCATGTCTACAGCTGCCATGGGCATGACAGGAAACATGGGCACAGGAATGCAAGTCATGGGGATGAGTGGGGCCGTGGGACAACCTAAGCAAGATGCCTTTGCAGATTTTGCCAACTTTGGGAAATGA